One stretch of Rhodoferax lithotrophicus DNA includes these proteins:
- a CDS encoding AAA family ATPase, with product MDITTIDLTPPAGHAQAAFTHLRDYLNTQILGQDKLVESLLVALLADGHLLVEGPPGLAKTRAIKSLAQGLECEFQRVQFTPDMLPADLTGSDIYRPEEGSFQFQRGPLFHNLVLADEINRAPAKVQSALLEAMGEHQISVGLSTYALPRLFLVMATQNPIEHEGTYPLPEAQLDRFMLHTLVDYPDRATTRRIMDLTRHEALQGHAQPAPAHHMTQDQVFAARREVLCLTLSDSVADYIAALVDATRHPEIYSEQLKQWLRWGASPRAAMAIERGARALAWLDGRDYVSPEDVQAIAPDALRHRLLLDYTAQARGITAQACVDELLRLVPAP from the coding sequence ATGGACATCACCACCATCGATTTGACACCCCCCGCTGGCCATGCCCAGGCGGCATTCACGCACCTGCGCGACTACCTCAACACCCAGATCCTGGGCCAGGACAAGCTGGTTGAGAGCCTGCTGGTGGCCTTGCTGGCCGACGGCCACCTGCTGGTGGAAGGGCCACCCGGCCTGGCCAAAACGCGCGCCATCAAGTCGCTGGCGCAAGGCCTGGAATGTGAATTCCAGCGTGTGCAGTTCACCCCCGACATGCTGCCCGCCGACCTGACCGGCTCCGACATCTACCGCCCCGAAGAAGGCAGCTTCCAGTTCCAGCGCGGCCCGCTGTTTCACAACCTGGTGCTGGCCGACGAAATCAACCGCGCCCCGGCCAAGGTGCAGTCCGCGCTGCTGGAGGCCATGGGCGAGCACCAGATCAGCGTCGGCCTGTCCACTTACGCGCTGCCCCGGCTGTTTCTGGTGATGGCCACACAAAACCCGATTGAGCACGAAGGCACTTACCCCCTGCCCGAGGCGCAGCTGGACCGCTTCATGCTGCACACCCTGGTGGACTACCCAGACCGCGCCACCACCCGGCGCATCATGGACCTGACGCGCCACGAGGCACTCCAGGGGCATGCGCAGCCCGCGCCAGCTCACCACATGACGCAAGACCAGGTGTTTGCCGCCCGCCGCGAGGTGCTGTGCCTGACGCTCAGCGACTCGGTGGCCGACTACATTGCCGCCCTGGTCGATGCCACGCGCCACCCCGAAATTTACAGCGAACAGCTCAAGCAATGGCTGCGCTGGGGGGCCAGCCCACGTGCGGCCATGGCCATCGAGCGTGGCGCCCGAGCGCTGGCCTGGCTTGACGGGCGCGACTACGTCAGCCCCGAAGACGTGCAGGCCATCGCCCCCGATGCCCTGCGCCACCGCCTGTTGCTGGACTACACCGCCCAGGCCCGCGGCATCACCGCGCAAGCCTGTGTGGATGAGCTGCTGCGGCTGGTTCCGGCCCCATGA
- a CDS encoding TetR/AcrR family transcriptional regulator, with product MTDTPPKRDGRKENASNTQAALQLAALRWFSAQGYEKAPVGSICADANVTVGALYHHYGDKKGLFAAVVEQVDAQLVQQAANAQTAVINGGGTPWQAFLASINTVLQAGANAPMRRLMLVEAPAVLGAQVWGEIRQRQGLGAMRASIGALQTNGIWQDHDAERLARIILGALYGAMDSLPAEEANLSAALVDARRCLVAMLEGLRLD from the coding sequence GTGACAGACACCCCACCCAAGCGCGATGGCCGCAAAGAAAACGCCAGCAACACCCAGGCCGCATTGCAGCTGGCGGCGCTGCGCTGGTTCAGTGCACAGGGCTACGAGAAAGCCCCGGTGGGCAGCATCTGCGCCGATGCCAACGTGACCGTGGGCGCGCTGTACCACCATTACGGTGACAAAAAAGGCCTGTTCGCCGCCGTGGTTGAGCAGGTGGATGCGCAACTGGTGCAACAGGCCGCCAACGCCCAGACGGCGGTCATCAACGGCGGCGGCACGCCGTGGCAGGCCTTTTTAGCCAGCATCAACACCGTGTTGCAGGCCGGAGCCAACGCGCCCATGCGCCGCCTGATGCTGGTGGAAGCCCCCGCCGTGCTGGGCGCGCAAGTGTGGGGTGAAATTCGCCAGCGTCAGGGGCTGGGGGCCATGCGGGCCAGCATTGGTGCGCTGCAAACCAACGGCATTTGGCAGGATCACGATGCCGAGCGCCTGGCCCGCATCATTCTGGGGGCGCTTTATGGCGCGATGGATTCGCTGCCCGCAGAGGAGGCCAACCTCAGCGCCGCGCTGGTGGATGCCCGACGCTGCCTGGTGGCCATGCTGGAAGGGCTGCGGCTGGATTAG
- the leuA gene encoding 2-isopropylmalate synthase translates to MLSNPATKYRAFPTIDLPNRQWPSRSITTAPIWMSSDLRDGNQSLFEPMNVERKMRMFRTLCQVGFKEIEVAFPSASQTEFDFVRALIEGGNIPNDVTIEVLTQSREHLIRRTIESLKGARRAIVHVYNATSPAFREIVFGMSKDEIKELAVSSVRLIKGLCAQQPETEWVLQYSPEVFTSTELDFACEVCDAVTAEWGATPANQVILNLPATIEVATPNVYADQIEWMHTHLARRDSVLISVHPHNDRGCAVAAAELGLMAGADRVEGCLFGNGERTGNVDIVTLALNMYTQGIAPGLDFSDINAVARTVEHCNQLPIHPRHPYVGDLVFTAFSGSHQDAIKKGLAVQDKNGVWNVPYLPIDPADLGRNYDSVIRVNSQSGKGGVAYLMEAEFGVVMPRRLQVEFSGEVQTYTDSHGGEMSAQDIWNLFNATYLEAPVAAMRYVEHHLFDHSVTGSKTRVQGIRIGVEVNGQPMLLTGMGNGPIDAAVHALQTVGIQVQVRSYEERSTRASTTAGDAQACAFLELVSAAGGPERFGVGMDTNIVTASVKALLSGVNRLGLVDLLELEGEAA, encoded by the coding sequence ATGTTGTCCAACCCCGCCACCAAATACCGCGCCTTCCCGACCATCGACTTGCCGAACCGCCAATGGCCTTCGCGCAGCATCACCACGGCTCCGATCTGGATGAGCTCTGACCTGCGGGATGGCAACCAGTCGCTGTTTGAGCCGATGAATGTGGAGCGCAAGATGCGCATGTTCCGCACGCTGTGCCAGGTGGGTTTCAAAGAGATTGAAGTCGCCTTCCCCAGCGCCTCACAAACCGAGTTTGACTTTGTGCGCGCCCTGATCGAAGGCGGCAACATCCCCAACGACGTGACCATTGAGGTGCTGACCCAGTCACGTGAACACCTGATCCGCCGCACCATCGAATCACTCAAGGGCGCACGCCGCGCCATCGTGCACGTCTACAACGCCACCTCACCCGCGTTTCGCGAGATCGTCTTTGGCATGAGCAAGGATGAGATCAAGGAGCTCGCCGTGTCCTCCGTGCGGCTGATCAAAGGGCTGTGTGCGCAGCAGCCCGAAACCGAATGGGTCTTGCAATACAGCCCCGAGGTGTTCACCAGCACCGAGCTGGACTTTGCCTGCGAGGTCTGTGACGCGGTCACCGCCGAGTGGGGGGCCACGCCCGCCAACCAGGTGATCCTGAACCTGCCCGCCACCATTGAAGTGGCCACGCCCAATGTCTACGCCGACCAGATCGAGTGGATGCACACCCACCTGGCGCGGCGCGACAGTGTGCTCATCAGCGTGCACCCGCACAACGACCGCGGCTGCGCCGTGGCGGCGGCGGAACTGGGCCTGATGGCCGGGGCGGATCGGGTCGAAGGCTGCCTGTTTGGCAACGGCGAGCGCACTGGCAATGTGGACATCGTTACCCTGGCACTGAACATGTACACCCAGGGCATTGCGCCGGGGCTGGACTTTTCAGACATCAACGCCGTGGCCCGCACCGTGGAGCACTGCAACCAGTTGCCGATTCACCCGCGCCACCCGTATGTGGGCGATTTGGTGTTCACCGCCTTCAGCGGCTCGCACCAGGATGCCATCAAAAAAGGCCTGGCGGTGCAGGACAAAAACGGCGTATGGAACGTGCCCTACCTGCCGATTGACCCGGCCGACCTGGGCCGCAACTACGACTCGGTGATCCGCGTCAACAGCCAGAGCGGCAAGGGCGGTGTGGCGTATTTGATGGAGGCCGAGTTCGGTGTGGTCATGCCGCGGCGCTTGCAGGTGGAGTTCTCGGGCGAGGTGCAAACCTACACCGACAGCCACGGTGGCGAGATGAGTGCGCAAGACATCTGGAACCTGTTTAATGCCACTTATCTGGAGGCCCCGGTGGCGGCCATGCGTTATGTAGAGCACCACTTGTTTGATCATTCCGTGACGGGAAGCAAGACGCGTGTGCAGGGCATTCGTATTGGTGTGGAAGTCAACGGTCAACCGATGCTGCTCACCGGCATGGGCAACGGCCCGATTGACGCGGCGGTGCATGCCTTGCAAACCGTGGGCATCCAGGTGCAGGTGCGCAGTTATGAAGAGCGCTCCACTCGCGCCAGCACCACCGCCGGTGATGCCCAGGCCTGCGCCTTCCTGGAGCTGGTGTCCGCCGCCGGTGGCCCGGAGCGTTTTGGTGTCGGCATGGACACCAACATCGTCACCGCGTCGGTCAAGGCGCTGCTGAGTGGGGTGAATCGGCTGGGCTTGGTCGATTTGCTTGAGCTGGAGGGTGAAGCGGCCTGA
- a CDS encoding VOC family protein codes for MKVEPYLFFNGQCEAAIAFYQEALGAELLMQMRMNESPEPPPPGMVPPGFEHKIMHASLRIGETQVMLSDGDSNTPASFKGFSLSLTAADAAQAESWFTALAKGGQVQMPLGKTFFSACFGMVVDRFGVGWMVIVPQ; via the coding sequence ATGAAAGTCGAACCCTACCTGTTTTTCAACGGCCAATGTGAAGCCGCCATTGCGTTTTACCAGGAAGCGCTGGGCGCAGAGTTGCTCATGCAGATGCGCATGAACGAGAGCCCCGAGCCCCCTCCGCCGGGCATGGTGCCACCGGGTTTTGAGCACAAGATCATGCATGCCAGCCTACGCATCGGTGAGACCCAGGTCATGCTGTCCGACGGTGATAGCAACACCCCAGCCAGTTTCAAGGGTTTTTCTTTGTCCCTCACGGCGGCTGACGCAGCCCAGGCAGAAAGCTGGTTCACCGCACTGGCCAAAGGTGGCCAGGTCCAGATGCCACTGGGCAAGACTTTTTTCTCTGCCTGTTTTGGGATGGTGGTGGATCGTTTTGGTGTGGGCTGGATGGTGATCGTGCCGCAATAA
- a CDS encoding methyl-accepting chemotaxis protein has translation MKSFSAMKIGKRLALGFAVVLVFAVLITGIGVWQLNALAQATREMMQEPLAKERYISDWSRNINVAVIRTTAVAKSSDPSLVPFFAANAAEITQSTSNLLKKIEPLITSSQEKELFAKITDVRKAYLSSRDQVTKLKADGQPEEANRLLEKTYLPAAEGYMKLVGEFLALQRQNLDAKAIEISAIESASRNSLVALAALVLALGVVLAWQLTIGITVPLKNAVQVARRVAGGDLTADIQVDGQDETAQLLRALSDMKNHLARIVDQVRQGSVEVSTASAEIAQGNNNLSARTEQQASALEETAASMEELSATVRQNADNAKQANQLAQSASTVAIQGGDVVNQVVETMKGINDSSRKIVDIIGVIDGIAFQTNILALNAAVEAARAGEQGRGFAVVAAEVRNLAGRSAAAAKEIKSLITDSVQRVEQGSTLVDRAGITMTEVVSSIRRVTDIMGEISAASSEQSQGVGQVSEAVTQMDQTTQQNAALVEQMAAAADSLKSQAKELVAAVSVFKLSHASY, from the coding sequence ATGAAATCGTTTTCGGCCATGAAAATCGGCAAGCGTCTGGCGCTTGGTTTTGCGGTGGTTTTGGTGTTTGCTGTGTTGATCACCGGCATTGGGGTCTGGCAGCTGAATGCGCTGGCCCAGGCCACCCGGGAAATGATGCAGGAGCCGCTGGCGAAAGAACGCTACATCAGCGACTGGAGCCGCAACATCAACGTGGCCGTGATCCGCACCACCGCCGTGGCCAAGAGCAGCGACCCCAGTCTGGTGCCCTTCTTTGCGGCCAATGCCGCTGAAATCACCCAAAGCACCTCCAACCTGCTGAAAAAGATTGAACCGCTGATCACCAGTTCGCAAGAAAAAGAGCTGTTTGCCAAGATTACCGATGTGCGCAAGGCCTATCTGAGCAGCCGCGACCAGGTCACCAAACTCAAAGCCGATGGCCAGCCCGAAGAGGCCAACCGTCTCCTGGAAAAAACCTACCTGCCTGCTGCCGAGGGCTACATGAAACTGGTGGGTGAATTTCTTGCCCTCCAGCGTCAGAATCTGGATGCCAAAGCCATTGAAATTTCTGCTATTGAGAGCGCCAGCCGCAATTCACTGGTGGCACTTGCGGCGCTGGTTCTGGCGCTGGGTGTGGTGTTGGCCTGGCAATTGACCATTGGCATCACCGTTCCTTTAAAGAATGCCGTTCAGGTGGCCCGACGGGTGGCTGGCGGTGATCTGACGGCCGATATACAAGTCGACGGTCAGGACGAAACGGCCCAGTTGTTGCGGGCCTTGTCAGACATGAAAAATCACCTGGCCCGCATCGTGGATCAGGTGCGCCAAGGATCGGTTGAGGTGTCCACCGCCAGTGCGGAAATTGCCCAGGGCAACAACAACCTGAGTGCGCGCACCGAACAGCAGGCCAGCGCGCTGGAAGAAACCGCCGCCTCCATGGAAGAACTCAGCGCCACCGTGCGGCAAAACGCCGACAACGCCAAACAGGCCAACCAGCTCGCCCAAAGCGCCAGCACCGTCGCCATCCAGGGCGGCGACGTGGTCAACCAGGTGGTTGAAACCATGAAAGGCATCAACGACAGCTCGCGCAAGATTGTCGACATCATTGGCGTGATTGACGGCATTGCCTTTCAGACCAACATTCTGGCTTTGAACGCGGCGGTGGAAGCCGCCCGTGCTGGTGAGCAGGGGCGTGGGTTTGCCGTGGTGGCCGCCGAGGTGCGTAACCTGGCGGGGCGCTCGGCTGCGGCAGCCAAGGAAATCAAAAGCCTGATCACCGACAGCGTTCAGCGTGTGGAGCAGGGCTCCACCCTGGTGGATCGGGCCGGCATCACCATGACCGAGGTGGTGAGTTCCATCAGGCGGGTAACCGACATCATGGGCGAGATCAGCGCGGCCAGCTCCGAGCAAAGCCAAGGGGTCGGGCAAGTGAGCGAAGCCGTGACGCAGATGGATCAGACCACGCAGCAAAACGCCGCCCTGGTGGAGCAAATGGCTGCCGCCGCCGACAGCCTGAAGTCACAAGCGAAAGAGCTGGTGGCCGCCGTGTCAGTGTTCAAACTCTCGCATGCGTCATATTAA
- a CDS encoding PocR ligand-binding domain-containing protein, with translation MNLSDLVDINELRGLCESFTAITRAVTAVLDLDGNVLVATGWHDICAKFHRINPVTCARCRESDTILASQLSKGESYNVYRCKNGLVDVAVPITIGDEHVANFFTGQFFFEQPDRSYFQHQAKQFGFDERAYLGAMARAPIFSEEQVHSMMGFFTHLAKVMGEMGLAKLRLQQANTKLQQGAAIIQSSEDAIIGNSLDGIIESWNPGAEKIFGYTAREAIGNPLSMLIPADRADEEAEIVSRIARGERVNHFETIRRRKDGQLISVSISISPILDDAGNVVGASKIARDITEAKRAAKDLQRRQLMMERTESMARLASFEWDVDANVVTWSPEMFLIFGRDPALGVPDLEGQAELYTHQSTQMLFDVVKKAVSEGLPYEIELMTVQPNGELRPCFVKGFPERDDSGRVVRIAGLVQDITERKRTDDAIKQLAYHDPLTQLPNRRLLNDRLQQAMATSSRSKNYCALMVLDLDNFKPLNDAYGHKAGDLLLIDAAERLKNCVREMDTVARVGGDEFVVMIGELDKDKDESTSKAETIAESIRSVLSAPYHIAFKRENEVETSIEHQCTASIGVTLFIGNESSQDDLYKWADGMMYEAKKAGRNLIRIYRSQ, from the coding sequence TTGAATCTGTCAGATTTGGTGGATATCAACGAACTTCGCGGACTATGTGAAAGTTTCACTGCAATCACACGTGCAGTCACTGCGGTGCTCGATCTTGATGGAAACGTGCTGGTAGCGACAGGCTGGCATGACATCTGTGCCAAGTTTCATCGGATTAATCCGGTCACCTGTGCTCGTTGCAGGGAAAGCGACACGATTCTTGCCAGTCAATTAAGCAAGGGGGAATCCTATAACGTCTACCGATGCAAGAACGGTCTGGTCGATGTTGCGGTGCCGATAACCATTGGTGATGAACACGTAGCCAACTTCTTTACCGGTCAGTTTTTCTTTGAGCAGCCGGATAGGAGCTATTTTCAGCATCAAGCCAAGCAATTCGGGTTCGACGAAAGGGCCTATCTCGGTGCCATGGCCCGAGCGCCCATATTTTCCGAAGAGCAAGTTCATTCGATGATGGGGTTCTTCACCCATCTGGCCAAAGTGATGGGTGAAATGGGACTCGCCAAGCTACGTTTGCAACAAGCGAACACAAAACTGCAGCAAGGTGCCGCGATCATCCAATCGTCGGAAGATGCCATTATCGGGAACTCATTGGATGGCATCATTGAAAGCTGGAACCCCGGCGCTGAAAAGATATTTGGATATACAGCCAGGGAAGCTATAGGCAACCCACTGAGTATGTTGATCCCAGCTGATCGCGCCGATGAGGAAGCTGAGATTGTTTCGCGCATTGCTCGTGGTGAAAGGGTAAATCACTTTGAGACGATTCGCCGCCGTAAGGATGGCCAATTAATTAGCGTGTCAATTTCAATTTCGCCGATTCTGGACGATGCAGGCAATGTGGTTGGTGCTTCAAAAATTGCAAGAGACATCACCGAAGCCAAGCGAGCCGCCAAAGACCTGCAACGCAGGCAGCTCATGATGGAGCGCACGGAAAGCATGGCGCGTTTGGCCAGTTTCGAATGGGACGTAGATGCTAATGTGGTGACTTGGTCGCCCGAGATGTTCTTGATTTTTGGCCGTGACCCAGCCCTTGGTGTTCCAGACTTGGAGGGGCAGGCAGAGTTGTACACCCATCAGTCCACGCAAATGCTGTTTGACGTGGTAAAAAAAGCGGTATCGGAGGGCTTGCCCTATGAAATAGAACTGATGACGGTGCAGCCCAACGGTGAACTACGTCCCTGCTTTGTTAAAGGCTTTCCAGAACGTGACGATAGCGGGCGAGTGGTTCGCATAGCTGGGCTAGTACAGGACATTACTGAACGTAAACGGACGGATGACGCAATCAAACAATTGGCGTATCACGACCCGTTGACCCAATTGCCTAATCGCAGATTGTTGAATGATCGCCTGCAGCAGGCAATGGCTACCAGCAGCCGCAGCAAGAACTACTGTGCGTTGATGGTTCTTGATTTGGATAATTTCAAGCCACTTAATGATGCCTATGGACATAAAGCAGGCGACTTGCTGTTGATTGATGCAGCAGAGCGATTAAAAAATTGTGTACGAGAAATGGATACGGTTGCCCGAGTAGGCGGTGATGAATTTGTAGTCATGATTGGAGAGTTGGATAAGGACAAAGACGAGTCAACCTCAAAAGCCGAAACCATTGCCGAAAGCATACGTTCGGTTTTGTCTGCTCCCTACCATATTGCATTCAAACGTGAAAACGAAGTCGAAACATCCATTGAACATCAATGTACGGCAAGCATTGGTGTCACGTTGTTTATCGGTAATGAATCCAGTCAGGATGATCTGTATAAATGGGCCGATGGCATGATGTATGAAGCCAAAAAAGCCGGGCGGAATTTGATACGTATTTATCGTAGTCAATGA
- a CDS encoding glutathione S-transferase N-terminal domain-containing protein → MADLSSFAPAHLLQQKWPAQHPDRLQLYSLPTPNGVKVSIMLEETGLPYEAHLVSFERNEQFSPEFLSLFPNNKIPAILDPNGPSGQPLALSESGAILLYLAEKTGQCIPQDPAEQYEAIQWLMWQMGGVGPMFGQLGFFHKFAGKDFEDKRPRDRYVAESRRLLGVLNQRLVGRAWIMGDDYTVADIAIFPWVRNLMGFYEAGELVGLQDFPEVTRVLAAFVARPAVVRGLVIPARD, encoded by the coding sequence ATGGCCGACCTCTCCAGCTTCGCCCCCGCTCACCTCCTTCAGCAAAAATGGCCCGCCCAGCACCCCGACCGCCTGCAGCTGTATTCGCTGCCCACCCCCAACGGGGTCAAGGTGTCGATCATGCTGGAAGAAACTGGCCTGCCTTACGAGGCGCATCTGGTCAGCTTTGAGCGCAACGAGCAGTTTTCGCCCGAATTTCTCTCGCTTTTTCCCAACAACAAGATCCCGGCCATCCTCGACCCCAACGGGCCAAGTGGCCAGCCGCTGGCGCTGTCCGAGTCCGGTGCCATCCTGCTCTACCTGGCTGAAAAAACCGGGCAATGTATTCCGCAAGACCCGGCTGAGCAATACGAGGCCATCCAGTGGCTGATGTGGCAAATGGGCGGTGTCGGCCCGATGTTTGGCCAGCTCGGCTTTTTTCACAAATTTGCCGGCAAAGATTTTGAAGACAAACGCCCGCGCGACCGTTACGTGGCCGAGAGTCGCCGCCTGCTGGGGGTGCTGAACCAGCGTCTGGTCGGCCGCGCCTGGATCATGGGTGACGACTACACGGTAGCCGACATCGCCATCTTTCCCTGGGTGCGTAACCTGATGGGCTTCTACGAAGCCGGTGAGTTGGTGGGCCTACAGGATTTTCCTGAGGTGACCCGTGTGCTGGCGGCGTTTGTGGCCCGGCCTGCGGTCGTGCGTGGGCTGGTGATCCCGGCGCGGGATTAA
- a CDS encoding PQQ-binding-like beta-propeller repeat protein — protein MLVVLTRWLTCALLLFVSACGGGGGGGSGAPSVAGLKFAPPQLVATTPVGTSAVVSVTATMDTSVITGALYVGVVDPGGMFTDVFDINPISNTVATVSFHTNTTTMVPGVHNGTLMVYLCKDYYCNSQYNGSPVSLPYSITVTASPTAVTLNPSSISLSTDIGVPVQAVLSGQVGFEAGAAPQFAVQDSAGIFNPTVSATLNSGSSYQFTITMGAVNVPGTYSGMVRLSVCTAVCNGLNEVSGSPVQIPYTVVVSAPVTPALTLNPSSISLTTSAGAPVQTVLSGLVGSQAGAAPQFAAQDSAGLFNPTVNATLISGSNYQFTITMGGANTPSTPGTYSGTVNLSVCATVCNGFNGVSGSPVKIPYTLTITAPVLLQPVLTASGLPEWETYQGNAAHTGFLPVTLNAGVFSARWSRDFGVPLSPATVANGKVFVSTPVYFGAATLYALSETNGSQVWAHNFGSVPALNPPATYGGRVFVATSGHADTFMWSFNADDGTQLFKAPFNAQWEHYLAPTLLDGDACFDGGYYGGMYCMYASSGATKWSVSLGQYDQWTPALDHTYAFAYTGGTFSAINRSNGTVAFSVADPAFNWNGYSINAAPVIASNNSVLVVNGTGKANHVIRYSISGRSESWRVGGNFLNDPVVAAGKFYLSNQSVNQLEARDEPTGTLQWAWQPPLGETVSSNNLILVNNLVFVGTSDATYAVDLTTHQTVWRVARSGTLALSSNRVLYIVSTAGRIDAYNLF, from the coding sequence ATGTTAGTTGTATTGACACGATGGCTGACTTGCGCATTGTTGCTGTTTGTCTCCGCCTGCGGCGGTGGCGGTGGGGGCGGTAGTGGTGCCCCATCGGTCGCTGGTTTGAAGTTTGCTCCGCCCCAGCTGGTAGCCACGACCCCGGTCGGAACCAGCGCTGTTGTTTCAGTCACGGCGACCATGGATACCTCGGTGATCACTGGCGCACTTTATGTGGGGGTAGTTGACCCGGGGGGCATGTTCACCGACGTGTTTGATATCAATCCGATCTCCAACACCGTGGCTACGGTCAGTTTTCATACCAACACAACCACCATGGTGCCGGGTGTCCATAACGGTACGCTGATGGTGTATTTGTGCAAGGATTACTACTGCAATTCCCAATACAACGGCTCGCCAGTCTCCTTGCCTTACAGCATCACAGTGACAGCTTCGCCGACGGCGGTGACCCTGAATCCATCGAGTATCAGCTTGTCCACCGACATCGGCGTGCCCGTGCAAGCGGTGTTGTCCGGCCAAGTTGGCTTCGAGGCGGGCGCAGCACCACAGTTTGCGGTACAGGATTCCGCTGGCATTTTTAACCCCACCGTCAGTGCCACGCTGAACAGTGGCTCCAGCTACCAGTTCACGATCACCATGGGGGCGGTGAATGTGCCGGGCACCTATTCTGGAATGGTCAGATTGTCGGTTTGTACGGCGGTATGTAACGGCTTGAATGAAGTCTCGGGCTCACCTGTCCAGATACCCTATACGGTGGTGGTAAGTGCTCCAGTGACACCGGCGCTGACCCTGAATCCTTCGAGTATCAGTTTGACCACCAGCGCAGGTGCACCTGTGCAAACCGTGTTGTCCGGTCTGGTTGGCTCTCAAGCTGGGGCAGCGCCACAGTTTGCCGCGCAGGATTCAGCGGGACTTTTCAACCCCACCGTCAACGCAACGCTGATCAGTGGGTCCAATTACCAGTTCACCATCACCATGGGCGGGGCCAATACGCCTAGCACGCCAGGCACCTATTCCGGGACTGTCAACCTATCCGTTTGCGCGACGGTATGTAATGGGTTCAATGGCGTTTCAGGCTCACCGGTAAAAATTCCTTATACATTGACCATTACTGCGCCGGTTTTGCTGCAGCCTGTGCTCACGGCCTCGGGTCTGCCGGAATGGGAAACGTACCAGGGCAATGCGGCGCACACCGGTTTCTTGCCTGTGACCTTGAATGCTGGTGTTTTCAGCGCGCGCTGGAGCCGCGATTTTGGTGTTCCCTTGAGCCCGGCCACAGTCGCCAATGGCAAGGTGTTTGTATCGACACCTGTGTACTTTGGAGCCGCCACACTTTATGCCTTGAGTGAAACCAATGGCTCTCAGGTTTGGGCCCACAATTTCGGCAGTGTTCCGGCGCTGAATCCTCCGGCCACATATGGCGGCAGAGTGTTTGTGGCAACTTCGGGGCATGCAGACACCTTCATGTGGTCATTCAACGCAGACGATGGTACGCAGTTGTTCAAGGCCCCGTTCAACGCCCAATGGGAACACTATCTGGCACCAACCCTGTTGGATGGAGATGCATGCTTTGATGGTGGTTACTACGGTGGCATGTATTGCATGTACGCATCGTCAGGGGCCACCAAGTGGTCAGTTTCACTGGGGCAATATGACCAGTGGACACCAGCCCTCGACCACACCTACGCTTTTGCATACACCGGTGGCACCTTCAGCGCCATCAACCGGTCAAACGGCACGGTGGCTTTCTCAGTGGCGGACCCCGCGTTCAACTGGAATGGCTACTCTATCAATGCGGCACCGGTGATCGCCAGCAATAACAGTGTGCTGGTCGTGAATGGCACCGGAAAAGCCAACCATGTGATTCGCTACAGTATCTCCGGCCGATCCGAGTCCTGGCGTGTAGGCGGCAACTTCCTCAATGACCCGGTGGTTGCCGCTGGCAAGTTCTACCTGTCCAACCAGTCAGTCAACCAACTGGAAGCCCGTGACGAGCCAACTGGCACGCTGCAATGGGCCTGGCAGCCGCCATTGGGCGAGACTGTTTCCAGCAACAACCTGATTCTGGTCAACAATCTTGTGTTCGTGGGCACGTCTGATGCCACCTACGCGGTAGACCTGACCACGCACCAGACCGTGTGGCGTGTCGCCCGCTCAGGGACACTGGCCCTGTCATCGAACCGCGTGCTGTACATCGTGAGCACTGCTGGCCGGATCGATGCCTACAACCTGTTTTGA
- a CDS encoding DUF1304 domain-containing protein, which translates to MPVFAQILIALVCLIHVYIFLLETVLFKTRGAKVFGIPKAEVESRAVAMSNQGVYNGFLAAALLLGLVYPDVTVAKAFATFGLSCVAVAGIWGAVTVMVRILYIQTVPAVLGLVALFLI; encoded by the coding sequence ATGCCTGTGTTCGCCCAAATCCTCATCGCCCTGGTGTGCCTGATCCACGTCTACATCTTCCTGCTGGAAACGGTGTTGTTCAAAACCCGTGGGGCCAAGGTATTTGGCATCCCCAAAGCTGAGGTTGAGTCCCGCGCGGTTGCCATGTCCAACCAGGGGGTGTACAACGGCTTTCTGGCTGCCGCGCTGCTGCTGGGCCTGGTCTACCCCGACGTGACCGTGGCCAAAGCCTTTGCCACCTTTGGTCTGAGCTGCGTGGCGGTGGCGGGCATCTGGGGTGCGGTGACAGTGATGGTGCGTATTCTCTACATTCAGACTGTGCCGGCAGTGTTGGGGCTGGTGGCGCTGTTTTTAATATGA